Below is a genomic region from Sorghum bicolor cultivar BTx623 chromosome 9, Sorghum_bicolor_NCBIv3, whole genome shotgun sequence.
TCATTACTTTGATAACAGCAGGCATGACCTAGATTTCACACATAAGTCCATGCTAGGGTAATATAAGGCATGATCTAAACACAAACGAAATAAAAATAGAGCAGGCTTAAATAATAGTTACACACCTGCACCACATATTCACATGGGACAAATGCATTTCATTTTCCTAATGCATGCTTTCTACTCTATTCCAGTTTTAGTGAAGCTGGCCTCATGCTAATAACATCTGAAAATTTGGTGGTAGTTATATGTGTGGTTGATTGGGTTCTTGAACAATATATAACAAAGCGAACTTCACAAGAACTTGACTCTGAAGCCCATTAACCCTTTACTTCATGCAAACTATACACTATACCAGGAGAATTTTCACAACAGGAAAACAATCATTTTTCTAACACATGGTAAAGATAAGATGAAAGGAAAAACAGTGTTGACTTGGATAGTCGGACCATACATTCACATAGGGGAAAATGCATTCGGATTTCCCAATGTATGTTTTACTCTACCGTTTTACTTTTACTGAAGCAGATGACATGCCTAGTAATTGTTAAAAAAATGGTCATCTGTGCAGTTTCTTGGGTTGTTTTACAATACATAACAAACATAGCTTCATGAGAACTAGATTTTAAAGCTCAGTAATTCTTTATAATGATAATTATACAAAGAAAGCACTaaagcaaaaagaaaagaaattatgAGCAAAGAATAAAAATCAAACAGAAAAACAGACAAAATAAAGGCACTATTTTAACAACTAGGGTAAAATGCATCATTCACTTTATGAACAGATCGGCTATATGATGTGTTTTGTTAGAAAATGTTAAATGCATAGATAACTTTCTGGCTGCTAAATATGCATGATAATAAATTGGACATTAAATTATACCAAGAGAATGGAGATAAATGATAGGTCCAGTGTCACCAAGTCAACCAGTTCTGGCAGTTGAGATAGATATCTTAAATTTGTGCGTTCGATCACTGAAACACGTTCATGTGTGCGAATTTTTTCAGCCACCTGAAATGGAGGACACATTGTGGTTTAGAGTCATATTACTGCAGATGCGTAGCAAACTAGCAAGTACCTGCAGCTGACAGATAAAGTGGTAGGACTTAGCATCAAAGAAGTAAAGAAACCTGTCCATAGCCAACATCTACACCATAAACATGTGATGCTCCATGCTGAAGTAAACAGTCAGTAAAGCCACCTGTAGATAATCCTGAATCAAGGGCTATCTTTCCATCACAATCAATATCAAATCCTTTGATAGCTGCCTCGAGCTTATGTCCTGCTCTGcatgttattttatttttaaaagagagagagagagagaggatggtTGTAAGCTTGAGAAAGAGTAATTTTATATATTGCCAATCACAAAAAACTTTAAGCTAATCAATTAGAGCATCACCTACATACATATTTTGGGATTTCAGCCTTGATTTCAATGACAGACTTGTCAGATACTTGTGTTCCAGCTTTATTCACAACTCTTCCATCCACAATGACTTTACCTACAGAAACATAAAGGTTCAATAAACAAGAATAGTTTGTGAAGTATGGCTCTGCGTACAaagtatataattaaaaaatggCAGATGTCTAAAATCTAATGATATCAGAAATTTCCTACCATAATACGGATGTCATGCATTTTTTTCAAACACCCAATTAAACAGAACAAAACTAAGCAATTTATACACTACCAACAGAGACATATTTGAAGGtgacaggaaagaaattttataaaaaataaggaTTTTAAACAAACTTAAATATTTGCGCAGGTACTAAGGAGCGAGCAgaacaaaaaaaattggaagaaCACAGGGAATGCTGGGCAATATATTGACAACTTCCAGAAGTACAAGGATAAAAAAGCACAGAATCGTCAAAAGAATTAACTAACCTTGAAGAATCCATGACTGGATGTATGTTCTACTGTATTGTTGAAACCTTCCTAAGCACACTTCATCCAATCGCCTTTTTCTGTGTTAGAAGTAAATGAATTGAGAAATAATATTGCTCAAATAACATAATCTCAAGAAAAAGAAAGGCATATTGTAGGCATTTAGCACTTCTTTATTTGCCTCTTTTAATTGCAACCGTCTTTTTTTCCAACAGAGGAACAACTACTTTTGACTAAGCAGAGACTAATAAAGTTAGATCAAATAACAAATTAACaattaaacaaaaaaaaggtaACAACAACTATCTAGGACCACACATTCCCATATATTATGAGCCTAAATAAACATCATTGAGTTTAGTATCAGTAACTGTCATCACAATGGCAAGCTTATTCAAGTTTCCAAATACACTGCCCGCACAATTCTACTATGTGACACAAGCCACACAATGCCTCACAATTATAATAATGTACAGAGTATGTGACAATAGAATGTGATAAATTCTGTTCTATGGTCCAAATGGCCGGCATACAAATCCAAATCTTACTTAAAACACCAGTCACTACATACACCTCCATTTTACCGGATACATTGATTTGACAATACACAATAGCCATACAGTACGGCGCTTGATTACATGCATGTGTGCAATGTATCAGAATTTTCAGAACACTTACTTCTTGGGAagctgaatcttttgagctctgACAGCCGCAAATGCACGGGAAGGAGGACAGCAGCTTGACCGGACCCCAACCAGCCTAGCTATGAAAGCAGGGGCAGACCCAGTAAAGGGCATGGTGGTACACTTGTAAACCCAACAAGTTCTGCTAAAAATTGAAGTTAAGAGGCGGATACAATATTGTTTGCAAAAACTTCGAAGTTAAGAGGCTTGTCATAATAGCTAAATAGCTTTAGGTTAGGTTTTCGGTGCTCAGCTTCGCACAGCATAAGGGAAGGGAAGAGAAGGGTGGGAGTACCTGGGTGCtcggtgctcgtcgccggcgaagagaCCAGCGAAAGCCTCAGCACCTGCACCTGGCCTCAGCACCTGGCGGCGGTGGCCCACCAGTCGTCTGAGAGGGAAAAGGATGAAGCGGACGGACGGGGAACCAGCGACAGGCTTCTTGTGGGCCGGTTTTTTTTTTCCACATCTTCTTTCAAAATTTctgtttgttttatttttctttctctcccttttaattttttatttttttgtcaaTTTCGTGTCTATTCTCTTTATTGGACACTATCAATGGCTAGTACAACATTTGTTTTAAATAACAGAAATAAATAATgatatttaaaaaatatatatagtacATTATAAATTagtaagggggtgtttagttcctcttttatcttaaaaaattttgggtttttggtccatcattttgcataatggaactaaacaccatgcaatTTTTCTGCAAAAAGGtgactattttttattttagattttggcCCCAAGAGGTCAAAAAATCCTAAAAAGAGCCTCGAGAGATCCTAATGTGGACAGTAAATTCTACATTTTGGATGTAACTAAACATGACCCTTGCATTTTGTATTTCATCACTCCGAAGTAGTTGAGATTTTGCATTTTTTATtctatggggaactaaacacaccCTAAATGAGCTTTTTGTATTTTATTAAGGCTCAATATTTTCCTATTGAAGCTAGCCACTTTCACAAGAACATATATCAATTTCACAAaccaataaaataaaaaaaatctctgTGTTACAATTTTCTAAGTGAatattaaatatttttttgtgctaCACATGGGACAATAGTTAAGTCTGGGCAAATTACCCGATACCCATTACctgtacccgaattacccgaatCCGGACTCAAATTACCCAAACCCGAGGTACCCAATCCTAAATTCGGATAGTGATTTTGATTACCTGAAATTAGTTTGGATAATTTGGGTAATATCCCCCGGTACTCGAACTACTTGAATTACCCAAATATTTGTCTATgtctttgtatttatcatgtgttgttagttaaatattataacttatcaatttattagaacataattctctttgtttgaacaagtgttagtaatatattattctctacaaaatgctattgaaattctatataaattgctgctgaaattatatataaattggtATTCAAAATGTGTGTAGTGTGTTGTTTTCTGAAAATTCGGGTAAATCGGGAATACAcgaacccaaacttgaattaTCGGGTACTCGAAATTGCGGGTAGTGTTTTTTGGGACTAATATCAGGTAACAATTTTCATTGTCCGAATTTTAAATTACCTGAATTACCCGATTCGAAAAAGTCAGGTAACCTGAATGCCCAGGCTATTAGTTCCCATGAACTAGGAACATTGCTATCATCAATTAAAAAAATGGTGTGGACTCATTTTTCCATGTTCCAACAAAAACTAATAAAGAGTACTAACATTTTAATATCTTGTGAAAAATTTGAGTCTTCCTAGCACTCTTTTTTCATTCTATAATTTACTTTCTAAGGATTTTTACGCTATTAAAGATTAGATTGCAAAATACTTTTGTATGTTAGAATAGTCACACTTTACCAACCTTAAACAAATTCAGCTAAACGAGTGTTTATTATCCGCACACCACAAAGAAACTAGTCCATAGAAAATCTCCAATAAAAAACAAAGGTAAATACAAGTTGAAAAGACAGACATCGTTATAAGGTGAGAGCAAAAGAAGGCTCGACATGATAAGACAGGAATTGAAATAGTTTAACCATAATTATAAGTATGCATTCAGAAAAAATATTATACAAATAACAATAATGCATAATTAATAAACCAGTAATGTTGCCACTCTTACATTACACTAGTCATTTTTTATGGGACAAATGTTTTTTTATAGGTAGAACATCTTTTTTACTTACCCCTTTGTAGTAATATATTTTATCAGGTTAGAAACAACTTCTAGAGTAAAAGCACATCAAGCTTGGCCTAGTCCCAACAGCTTCGTGGACAGCACATGGATAACAAAAGGCAAACCTAAAAATAATTTCGACCCGATATAATTGTTTCAATCATTTTCACACAAGAAACTAGTGGTGGCCATGGCTCAATATGATATATGTGAATATTCGtagatctatctatatatatcttaCGGAATTCCGTATCTTACCTCCTTATCTAACAGTACTCTTGAGTTCTATGTCCGTCTTCAAATTCAATACACCTTTTGTGTCTGTTCCAATTGAAACCGTCTTTATATCATCGAGACCATGCAGCATTATTATTTCTCCTTGAAGTTGAATATACTGCACAATTCTATTATTCTATTATTCGAGCAATCTTTAACACAATAGTTACTATTCATGCATAGAGCATCTCCTCGTGCTACGTCTGgccaagcaaaaaaaaaaaaagacacaaCAGAGATTTTGAAAACATACAAATTTTGCTAAATAAGAATGAAAACAACGCACTCTTGCCGTGAACACAAACATGGAGGGAGGCATCTTGCACCCAGCATATCATCAGAGATGTGGGGGGAACAATTACCTCATATCATCAAATTCTACTCCACACCACCAAAAGAATCAAACAAAAAGCTCATACATATACGGCATTGTCCAGCCCTGCTCCCAGATGCTATTTAGACAGTCCAGACCTTTGCCTCTCCTCAGGCTCAGGGCCAGACACTGACACTACCATTCTTTCTTTCGCAGCCTCCCGTCTCTCACCTCCTCTGTCTCTTCGCACCTTCTTCCATCTTTTTCCAGCCTCCCCTCCCCGGACCTCTTCCTGCTCAGCCATGGCGGCGGCTGCCGAAGAAGGGCCAGAGCCACTCAGGTATCAGGTGAGAAGCTCGGAGCTCAGCGTATCCAAGATTTGCTGCTGCTGTTCatcttttgattgatgcttcCTTTGGTTAAATGGTTGTGATAGTTTCTTTCTTGTGTTCTCTGTTGCTTGCCAGACTCTGGCCTTGAGGGTGAGCATCCACTGTGAGGGCTGCAAGAAGAAGGTCAAGAAGGTTCTCCACAGCATAGAAGGTATGGTATGCTATGCTTCACAAGAAACTGCAAGAACAATACTAGCTCTTCAAGTTTCATTTTCAGTACCTTCAAGCAGTGAGCAATCTTCTGTTGCTGTTGTTTTTTCCCCCCTCACTAAATCAGGTTAGTTCTTAAAGACTTGACAAAAGTCTGAACAAGTCTTTGCCAGTGTCGCCTAAATCCCGCGCTTTTTCGCCTTCTGTTGCTTGATCTTTTCCTTTTGTGTATGAATGTAAGAGGACTTTATTTGGTTCCAAGTGAGTTTTACTGCACCTACTATATGTTTTCTGAATTCAGGAGTGATGATGAATCGTCATCTTTTGTT
It encodes:
- the LOC8069504 gene encoding uncharacterized protein LOC8069504 — protein: MPFTGSAPAFIARLVGVRSSCCPPSRAFAAVRAQKIQLPKKKRRLDEVCLGRFQQYSRTYIQSWILQGKVIVDGRVVNKAGTQVSDKSVIEIKAEIPKYVCRAGHKLEAAIKGFDIDCDGKIALDSGLSTGGFTDCLLQHGASHVYGVDVGYGQVAEKIRTHERVSVIERTNLRYLSQLPELVDLVTLDLSFISILLVMPAVIKVMKTDSTLVTLIKPQFEARRSQVGGGGIVRDPLVHKEVLDRIISGVEEFGFCNKGWIESPIKGAEGNKEFLACFHRIRVSESQQEVEIEAKEPVT